The following are encoded together in the Pseudomonas xantholysinigenes genome:
- a CDS encoding MFS transporter: MAVLDSASTGSSAPQRGITREERKVIFASSLGTVFEWYDFYLYGSLAAIIAKHFFAGVNETTAFIFALLAFAAGFAVRPFGAIVFGRLGDMIGRKYTFLITIVIMGLSTAIVGLLPGYAAIGVAAPVILITLRLLQGLALGGEYGGAATYVAEHAPKGRRGFFTAWIQTTATLGLFLSLLVILACRTAMGTEAFEDWGWRVPFLLSILLLAISVYIRMQLNESPVFMKMKAEGKASKAPLTESFARWDNLKVVIMSLLGGTAGQAVVWYTGQFYALFFLLQMLKIDPQTANLLIAGSLLIGTPFFILFGSLSDRIGRKPIIMAGCIIAALTYFPIFKGLTEYGNPDVFVAQEQNPVVVIADPAQCAFQFDPVGKARFTSSCDIAKSLLAKRAIPYENQAGEPGSVAQVRIGERVLPSFDGSSLAAADFKTQNDAFTATLGTALKEAGYPEKADPAKIHYPMVLLLLTILVIYVTMVYGPIAAWLVELFPARIRYTSMSLPYHIGNGWFGGFLPTVAFAMVAATGDIYYGLWYPIVIAVMTAVLGIFFLPETKDRDINHA, from the coding sequence ATGGCGGTCCTCGACAGCGCATCCACGGGCAGTAGCGCGCCCCAACGCGGCATCACCCGGGAGGAGCGCAAGGTCATCTTCGCCTCGTCTCTGGGCACGGTGTTCGAATGGTACGACTTCTACCTCTACGGCTCACTGGCGGCGATCATCGCCAAGCATTTCTTCGCCGGGGTCAATGAAACCACGGCGTTCATCTTCGCCTTGCTGGCCTTCGCCGCGGGCTTCGCGGTGCGGCCGTTCGGCGCCATTGTGTTCGGCCGGCTCGGCGACATGATCGGGCGCAAGTACACCTTCCTCATCACCATCGTGATCATGGGCCTGTCCACCGCCATCGTCGGCTTGCTGCCCGGCTATGCGGCGATCGGCGTGGCGGCGCCGGTGATCCTCATCACCCTGCGCCTGTTGCAAGGGCTGGCGCTGGGCGGCGAGTACGGCGGCGCGGCCACCTATGTAGCCGAGCACGCGCCCAAGGGGCGACGGGGCTTTTTCACCGCCTGGATCCAGACCACCGCCACCCTCGGCCTGTTCCTGTCGTTGCTGGTGATCCTGGCGTGTCGCACGGCCATGGGCACCGAGGCGTTCGAGGATTGGGGCTGGCGGGTGCCGTTCCTGCTGTCGATCCTGTTGCTGGCGATTTCGGTGTACATCCGCATGCAGCTCAACGAATCACCCGTGTTCATGAAGATGAAGGCCGAAGGCAAGGCGTCCAAGGCGCCGTTGACCGAGTCGTTCGCCCGCTGGGACAACCTCAAGGTGGTGATCATGTCGTTGCTCGGCGGCACCGCCGGCCAAGCGGTGGTGTGGTACACCGGGCAGTTCTACGCGCTGTTCTTCCTGCTGCAGATGCTCAAGATCGACCCGCAGACCGCCAACCTGCTGATCGCCGGTTCCCTGCTGATCGGCACGCCGTTCTTCATCCTGTTCGGCAGCCTGTCCGACCGTATCGGTCGCAAGCCGATCATCATGGCTGGCTGCATCATCGCCGCGCTGACCTACTTCCCGATCTTCAAGGGGCTCACCGAATACGGCAACCCGGACGTGTTCGTCGCCCAGGAGCAGAACCCGGTGGTGGTAATCGCCGACCCAGCCCAGTGCGCGTTCCAGTTCGATCCGGTGGGCAAGGCGCGCTTCACCAGCTCGTGCGACATCGCCAAGAGCCTGTTGGCCAAGCGCGCCATTCCCTACGAGAACCAGGCCGGCGAACCCGGCAGCGTGGCCCAGGTGCGGATAGGCGAACGGGTACTGCCGAGCTTTGACGGCAGCAGCCTCGCTGCGGCGGACTTCAAGACGCAGAACGACGCCTTCACCGCCACCCTGGGCACGGCGCTGAAAGAGGCGGGCTACCCGGAAAAGGCCGATCCGGCGAAGATTCATTACCCCATGGTGCTGCTGTTGCTGACGATCCTGGTGATCTACGTGACCATGGTCTACGGGCCGATTGCCGCCTGGTTGGTGGAGCTGTTCCCGGCGCGCATTCGCTACACCTCGATGTCGCTGCCATACCACATCGGCAATGGCTGGTTCGGCGGCTTCCTGCCGACGGTGGCCTTCGCCATGGTCGCGGCCACGGGGGATATCTACTACGGGCTGTGGTACCCGATCGTGATTGCGGTGATGACCGCGGTGCTGGGGATCTTCTTCCTGCCCGAGACCAAGGACCGCGATATCAACCATGCCTGA
- a CDS encoding VOC family protein: MKIVVTSILVDDQAKALAFYHHVLGFEPKDDIPLGKHRWLTLTSPNDPNGVELLLEPDVHAAARTYKAALKQDGIPATSFGVRDIQAEYTRLCAAGVHFTQPPTAMGPVTVAVFDDTCGNLIQIAQRH; encoded by the coding sequence ATGAAGATCGTGGTCACCAGTATCCTCGTCGACGACCAGGCCAAGGCCCTGGCCTTCTATCACCATGTGCTGGGCTTCGAGCCCAAGGATGACATCCCCCTGGGCAAACACCGCTGGCTGACCTTGACCTCACCCAACGATCCCAACGGCGTCGAACTGTTGCTCGAACCCGACGTTCATGCGGCGGCCAGGACCTACAAGGCCGCGCTCAAGCAGGACGGCATACCGGCCACCTCGTTCGGGGTGCGCGATATCCAGGCCGAGTACACGCGCCTGTGCGCCGCCGGCGTGCACTTCACCCAACCACCCACCGCCATGGGCCCCGTCACGGTGGCGGTGTTCGACGACACCTGTGGCAACCTGATCCAGATCGCCCAGCGTCACTAG
- a CDS encoding IclR family transcriptional regulator — protein MSANSRQIQSLERAMHLLELIRAEGGRARLNDLAERSGLGKSTVHGLLDTLMSLGYVSRDQRHYALGLRLRQLAQPVNEAEQRLRQAFTPALRAFAELSGESCFLAVPGGTRAYLTLAALDGRGQALQLPADTRRDGLGTSAIGKVLLAHDRQLARQLARTQALPDALEQELHQVANQGYALDLAASRPGLHCFALPLRLRGQVVAALGAGGPAERLQAPVMRRMASRAMRAMFDLVKC, from the coding sequence ATGTCCGCCAACAGTCGCCAGATCCAGTCCCTCGAGCGGGCCATGCACCTGCTCGAGCTCATCCGCGCCGAGGGCGGGCGGGCGCGCCTGAACGATCTGGCCGAACGCAGCGGCCTGGGCAAGAGCACCGTGCATGGGCTGCTCGATACCCTGATGTCGCTGGGCTACGTCAGCCGTGACCAGCGCCATTACGCCCTGGGCCTGCGCCTGCGCCAGCTGGCGCAACCGGTGAACGAGGCCGAACAGCGCCTGCGCCAGGCCTTCACCCCGGCCCTGCGTGCCTTCGCCGAGCTGAGTGGTGAAAGCTGTTTTCTCGCCGTGCCCGGCGGCACCCGCGCCTACCTCACCCTGGCGGCGCTCGATGGCCGTGGCCAGGCCCTGCAACTGCCAGCGGACACCCGCCGCGACGGCCTCGGCACCTCGGCGATCGGCAAGGTACTGCTGGCCCACGACCGTCAGCTGGCACGGCAACTGGCCCGTACCCAAGCGCTGCCCGACGCCCTGGAACAGGAACTGCACCAGGTTGCCAACCAGGGCTATGCCCTGGACCTGGCCGCCTCACGCCCCGGCCTGCACTGTTTCGCCCTGCCCTTGCGCCTGCGCGGCCAGGTGGTCGCCGCGCTGGGGGCCGGCGGCCCGGCCGAGCGCCTGCAGGCACCGGTAATGCGGCGCATGGCGAGCCGGGCGATGCGCGCAATGTTCGACCTGGTGAAGTGCTAG
- a CDS encoding SDR family NAD(P)-dependent oxidoreductase, which produces MDLQLQGARVLVSGGTRGIGRAIVETFLAEGAQVAFCARDQVGVRAAEAELGEHARGWAVDITKAEQVTNWVEQAGEWLGGIDIVVPNVSALAHGREAAIWRQAFETDLLGTVGLVTAALPWLQASARAALVLISSVSGRELSSFDEPYGVLKAALNHYGKTLSARHARDGIRVNCVSPGNVYFADGVWGKIEREQPEAFARSLAANPLGRMARPDEVARAAVFLASPAASFITGTNLLVDGGLTRGVQF; this is translated from the coding sequence ATGGATCTGCAACTGCAAGGCGCACGGGTATTGGTCAGTGGCGGCACGCGCGGGATTGGCCGGGCGATCGTCGAAACCTTCCTCGCCGAAGGCGCTCAGGTGGCGTTCTGCGCCCGCGACCAGGTCGGAGTGCGGGCCGCCGAGGCCGAGCTGGGCGAGCACGCCCGAGGCTGGGCGGTGGATATCACCAAGGCCGAGCAGGTCACGAACTGGGTTGAACAGGCCGGCGAGTGGCTGGGCGGTATCGATATCGTCGTGCCCAATGTCAGCGCTTTGGCCCATGGCCGTGAGGCGGCGATCTGGCGCCAGGCGTTCGAGACCGACCTGTTGGGCACGGTGGGCCTGGTCACGGCGGCGCTGCCGTGGCTGCAAGCCTCGGCGCGGGCGGCGCTGGTGCTGATCTCCAGCGTCTCGGGGCGTGAGTTGAGCAGCTTCGATGAGCCTTATGGGGTGCTGAAGGCCGCCCTCAACCACTATGGCAAGACCTTGTCGGCACGCCATGCCCGCGACGGGATCCGGGTCAATTGCGTGTCACCGGGCAATGTCTATTTCGCCGATGGCGTGTGGGGCAAGATCGAGCGCGAGCAGCCCGAGGCCTTCGCCCGCAGCCTGGCCGCCAACCCGCTGGGGCGCATGGCGCGACCGGACGAAGTGGCGCGGGCGGCGGTGTTCCTGGCCAGCCCGGCGGCGAGTTTCATCACCGGCACCAACCTGCTGGTCGATGGCGGCCTGACCCGTGGCGTGCAGTTCTGA
- a CDS encoding LysR family transcriptional regulator yields MEPNRFGDIAAFVSAVKAGSFTAAAASLGLTRSAVGKSIARLEARMGVRLLNRTTRKLSLTDEGLVAFERWRQILDDLDEVETTMAQRRGKPTGTLRLTAPLSFGQRHVLPILDAYLKQWPDLRADIRFTDRYVDLVEEGVDVAVRIGAPKEDSQLLTRTVAWQQFVTCASPGYLERHGTPQVPADLYGHDKIAFLVGEKSAPWRFRTDAGLHLCEEPGRLNIDSSEAMLAGARAGFGLIHLPTYITSDDLRAGGLVEVLHDYRPPADPIRIVYPSKRHLSPRVRGFIDLLVARWEGGVPWEI; encoded by the coding sequence ATGGAACCCAACCGCTTCGGCGATATCGCCGCCTTCGTCAGCGCCGTGAAGGCCGGTAGCTTCACGGCCGCGGCGGCGAGCCTGGGCCTGACCCGCTCGGCGGTGGGCAAGAGCATCGCCCGCCTGGAGGCACGCATGGGCGTGCGCCTGCTCAACCGCACCACGCGCAAGCTGAGCCTGACCGACGAAGGCTTGGTGGCGTTCGAGCGCTGGCGGCAGATCCTCGATGACCTCGACGAGGTCGAGACCACCATGGCCCAGCGCCGCGGCAAGCCCACCGGCACCTTGCGCCTGACCGCGCCGTTGTCGTTCGGCCAGCGCCATGTGCTGCCGATCCTCGATGCCTACCTCAAGCAGTGGCCCGACCTGCGCGCGGACATCCGCTTCACCGACCGCTATGTCGACCTGGTCGAGGAGGGCGTCGACGTGGCGGTGCGCATCGGCGCGCCGAAGGAAGACTCGCAGTTGCTGACCCGCACCGTGGCCTGGCAGCAGTTCGTCACCTGCGCCTCGCCCGGCTACCTCGAGCGCCACGGCACGCCGCAGGTGCCAGCGGACTTGTATGGGCATGACAAGATTGCCTTCCTGGTTGGCGAGAAGTCCGCGCCGTGGCGCTTTCGCACCGACGCCGGGCTGCACCTGTGCGAGGAGCCGGGGCGGCTCAACATCGACAGTTCCGAGGCCATGCTCGCCGGTGCGCGGGCGGGATTCGGGCTGATTCACCTGCCGACCTACATCACCAGCGACGACTTGCGCGCGGGGGGGCTGGTCGAGGTGTTGCACGATTATCGGCCACCGGCGGACCCGATCCGCATCGTCTACCCCAGCAAGCGTCACCTGTCGCCGCGGGTGCGTGGCTTCATCGACTTGCTGGTGGCGCGCTGGGAGGGCGGCGTGCCGTGGGAGATCTGA
- a CDS encoding LLM class flavin-dependent oxidoreductase, whose amino-acid sequence MTALSVLDLVMIGEGKTFADAIEETRQLARHVEQHGYRRYWIAEHHDMPGIGSAATALMINEVANATRQIRVGAGGIMLPNHAPLVVAEQFGTLDTLHPGRIDLGLGRAPGTSGPTVRALRGAVPERDFEQDIAELRDYLADNGQRGVRGVPGQHEVPLWILGSSLFGADLAARLGLPYAFASHFAPRYLMQAIAHYRANFQPSPYLAKPYVMVGVNLFAAASDAEADYLASSHRQWMLDLHVGRYGLLPPPREGYVQGLPGHERAVLEQVMACTVSGGPQRVQEGLRELIAATGADELMIDCRMHDPLARQRSHAYAAQALDALG is encoded by the coding sequence ATGACTGCCCTGTCCGTACTGGACCTGGTCATGATCGGCGAAGGCAAGACCTTCGCTGACGCGATCGAGGAAACCCGCCAGCTGGCTCGCCATGTCGAGCAACATGGCTATCGCCGCTACTGGATCGCCGAGCACCACGACATGCCCGGCATCGGCTCGGCCGCCACCGCGCTGATGATCAACGAGGTGGCCAATGCCACCCGGCAGATCCGCGTCGGCGCCGGCGGCATCATGCTGCCCAACCATGCGCCGCTGGTGGTGGCCGAGCAGTTCGGTACCCTCGACACCTTGCACCCTGGGCGCATCGACCTGGGCCTGGGGCGCGCCCCCGGCACTTCCGGGCCAACCGTGCGAGCATTGCGCGGCGCGGTGCCGGAGCGTGACTTCGAACAGGATATTGCCGAACTACGCGACTACCTGGCCGACAACGGCCAGCGCGGCGTGCGTGGCGTGCCTGGGCAGCATGAAGTGCCGCTGTGGATCCTCGGTTCCAGCCTGTTCGGCGCCGACCTGGCGGCCCGTCTTGGCCTGCCGTATGCCTTTGCCTCGCATTTCGCGCCGCGTTACCTGATGCAGGCCATCGCGCACTACCGGGCCAATTTCCAGCCTTCGCCGTACCTGGCCAAACCCTATGTCATGGTCGGGGTGAACCTGTTCGCCGCCGCCAGCGACGCCGAGGCCGATTACCTGGCCAGCTCCCATCGCCAGTGGATGCTGGACCTGCATGTTGGACGCTACGGTTTGTTACCTCCGCCGCGTGAAGGCTATGTGCAAGGCTTGCCTGGGCATGAGCGGGCAGTGCTGGAGCAAGTGATGGCTTGTACGGTCAGCGGTGGGCCGCAACGAGTGCAGGAGGGGTTGCGCGAGCTGATCGCAGCGACGGGGGCGGATGAACTGATGATCGATTGCCGGATGCATGATCCACTGGCGCGGCAGCGCTCGCATGCTTATGCGGCGCAGGCGTTGGATGCGTTGGGGTAA
- a CDS encoding alkene reductase yields the protein MKLFEPLQLGPLTLPNRVFMAPLTRLRSLEPGDIPTPLMAEYYRQRASAGLIISEATQISFQAKGYSGSPGIHTPEQIAGWRRVNEGIHADGGHSAVQVWHTGRVSHTSLQPDGQAPVAPSALPANARTTLRDENHNVIRVETSTPRALSEAEIAGIVADFGQAAANAREAGFDFIELHAAHGYLLHQFLTPSANAREDRYGGSVENRARIVLEAVDAAIAQWSADRVGIRIFPLGGFNGIDNGEDQEAAGLYLIGELAKRNLAYLHLSEPDWAGGKPLRDEFREAIRAVYPGVIVAAGAYTVDKAEDLLARGLIDAVAFGRAFIANPDLVERLQQQAPLNPHRAQFDYANGAEGYTDYPFLRQA from the coding sequence ATGAAGCTGTTCGAACCGTTGCAACTTGGCCCACTGACCCTGCCCAACCGGGTGTTCATGGCGCCGCTGACCCGCCTGCGCAGCCTGGAACCAGGCGACATCCCCACGCCGCTGATGGCCGAGTACTACCGCCAGCGCGCCAGTGCCGGGCTGATCATCAGCGAAGCCACGCAGATCTCGTTCCAGGCCAAGGGCTATTCCGGCTCGCCGGGCATCCATACCCCCGAGCAGATCGCCGGCTGGCGCCGGGTCAACGAGGGTATCCACGCCGACGGCGGCCACAGCGCCGTGCAGGTATGGCACACCGGCCGGGTTTCGCACACATCGCTGCAACCCGACGGCCAGGCCCCGGTGGCGCCATCGGCGCTGCCGGCCAATGCCCGTACCACCCTGCGTGACGAAAACCACAACGTGATCCGGGTCGAGACCTCGACCCCACGCGCCTTGAGCGAGGCAGAGATCGCCGGCATCGTCGCCGACTTCGGCCAGGCGGCGGCGAATGCCCGTGAAGCCGGTTTCGACTTCATCGAACTGCACGCTGCCCACGGCTACCTGCTGCACCAGTTCCTCACCCCCAGCGCCAACGCCCGCGAGGATCGCTACGGCGGCAGCGTCGAAAATCGCGCGCGCATCGTGCTGGAAGCGGTGGATGCCGCCATCGCCCAGTGGAGCGCGGACCGCGTGGGAATACGCATCTTCCCGCTGGGTGGATTCAACGGCATCGACAATGGCGAAGACCAGGAGGCTGCCGGGCTGTACCTGATCGGCGAACTGGCCAAGCGCAACCTGGCCTACCTGCACTTGTCCGAGCCGGACTGGGCCGGTGGCAAGCCGCTGCGCGATGAGTTCCGCGAGGCAATTCGGGCTGTCTATCCGGGGGTGATCGTCGCGGCCGGGGCCTATACCGTCGACAAGGCCGAAGACCTGTTGGCCCGTGGCCTGATCGATGCGGTAGCCTTTGGCCGCGCGTTCATCGCCAACCCGGACCTGGTCGAGCGCTTGCAGCAACAGGCACCGCTGAACCCGCATCGGGCGCAGTTCGACTATGCCAATGGGGCTGAGGGGTATACCGACTATCCATTCCTGCGACAGGCTTGA
- the ilvA gene encoding threonine ammonia-lyase, biosynthetic, which produces MTSLSVPSRTPATPQQLLSEQVRRILSAPVYDLAIETPLQAAPALSACLGNQVLLKREDLQPTFSFKIRGAYTRLSRLSPAQRARGVITASAGNHAQGVALAAAHLGLTATIVMPTTTPSLKVEGVRSRGGQVVLHGESFPHALAHALALADSHGATFVPPFDDPDVIAGQGTVAMEILRQHPGQLDAIFVPVGGGGLIAGIAAYVKYLRPDVKVIGVEPEDSNCLQAAMAAGERVVLAQVGTFADGVAVAQIGAHCFELCRHFVDDVVTVSSDELCAAIKDIYDDTRSITEPSGALAVAGIKKYVARAGVKGQTLVAIDSGANVNFDRLRHVAERAELGEQREAVIAVTIPERPGSFRAFCLALGKRQITEFNYRYHPGKEAHLFVGVQTHPQHDPREALLASLAEQGYQVLDLTDNELAKLHVRHTVGGHAAPGATERVLRFEFAERPGALLGFLERLGKRWNISLFHYRNHGAAQARVFAGLEVPDDELAGLPQALEAMGYPYWDETDNPAYRLFMG; this is translated from the coding sequence ATGACCAGCCTCAGCGTTCCCTCGCGTACCCCCGCAACGCCCCAGCAACTGCTGTCCGAGCAGGTGCGGCGGATTCTCTCGGCGCCGGTGTACGACCTGGCCATCGAAACCCCACTGCAAGCCGCCCCGGCGCTGTCGGCCTGCCTGGGCAACCAGGTGCTGCTCAAGCGCGAGGACCTGCAGCCGACCTTCTCCTTCAAGATCCGTGGCGCCTATACCCGGCTCTCGCGCCTGAGCCCCGCCCAGCGCGCCCGCGGGGTGATCACCGCCTCGGCCGGCAACCATGCCCAGGGCGTGGCCCTGGCCGCCGCACACCTGGGGCTGACAGCGACCATCGTCATGCCCACTACCACGCCGTCGCTCAAGGTCGAGGGCGTGCGCTCGCGAGGCGGTCAAGTGGTCTTGCATGGCGAAAGCTTCCCCCACGCCCTGGCCCATGCCTTGGCCCTGGCCGACAGCCACGGGGCGACCTTCGTGCCACCGTTCGACGACCCGGATGTAATCGCCGGGCAGGGCACGGTGGCCATGGAGATCCTGCGCCAGCACCCGGGCCAGCTGGACGCGATCTTCGTGCCGGTGGGCGGCGGCGGGCTGATCGCCGGCATCGCCGCCTACGTCAAGTACCTGCGCCCCGACGTCAAGGTGATCGGCGTGGAACCCGAGGACTCCAACTGCCTGCAGGCCGCCATGGCCGCTGGCGAGCGGGTGGTGCTGGCGCAGGTCGGCACCTTCGCCGATGGCGTGGCGGTGGCGCAGATCGGCGCGCACTGTTTCGAGCTGTGCCGGCACTTCGTCGATGACGTGGTGACGGTCAGCAGCGATGAGTTGTGCGCGGCTATCAAGGACATCTACGACGACACCCGTTCGATCACCGAGCCTTCCGGCGCCCTGGCCGTGGCTGGAATCAAGAAGTACGTGGCCCGCGCAGGTGTGAAGGGCCAGACGCTGGTGGCCATCGACTCCGGTGCCAACGTCAACTTCGACCGCTTGCGCCACGTGGCCGAGCGCGCCGAACTGGGCGAGCAGCGCGAGGCCGTCATCGCCGTGACCATCCCCGAGCGCCCGGGGAGCTTCCGCGCCTTCTGCCTGGCGCTGGGCAAGCGCCAGATCACCGAATTCAACTATCGCTATCACCCAGGCAAGGAGGCGCACCTGTTCGTTGGCGTGCAGACCCACCCCCAGCACGACCCGCGCGAAGCCTTGCTGGCCAGCCTGGCCGAGCAGGGTTACCAAGTGCTCGACCTGACCGACAACGAGTTGGCCAAGTTGCACGTGCGCCACACCGTGGGCGGGCACGCGGCGCCAGGGGCCACGGAGCGGGTGCTGCGCTTCGAGTTTGCCGAGCGGCCAGGGGCCTTGCTGGGCTTTCTCGAACGCTTGGGCAAGCGCTGGAATATCAGCCTGTTCCACTACCGCAACCACGGCGCCGCCCAGGCACGGGTGTTCGCCGGGTTGGAGGTACCGGACGATGAGCTGGCCGGGTTGCCGCAGGCGCTGGAGGCCATGGGCTACCCGTACTGGGACGAGACGGACAATCCGGCCTATCGGTTGTTCATGGGCTGA
- the yiaY gene encoding L-threonine dehydrogenase encodes MSSTFFIPAVNIMGIDCLEEAMAAIAGYGLRKALIVTDAGLVKAGVAERIAGMLAMRDIDARVFDGAKPNPSIANVEAGLAMLRREGCDCVVSLGGGSPHDCAKGIALCATNGGHISDYEGVDRSSKPQLPLIAINTTAGTASEMTRFCIITDEARHVKMAIVDRNVTPILSVNDPALMAGMPKGLTAATGMDALTHAIEAYVSTAATPITDACALKAISLINDNLRQAVADGSDLQARENMAYAQFLAGMAFNNASLGYVHAMAHQLGGYYDLPHGVCNAVLLPHVQRFNAKVSAARLRDVAKAMGVKVCGLDAEQGAGAAISAIEHLAAAIGIPAGLAELGAKVEDVPVLAANALKDACGLTNPRVASQVEIEAIFKAAF; translated from the coding sequence ATGAGCAGCACGTTCTTCATCCCCGCCGTCAATATCATGGGCATCGACTGCCTGGAGGAGGCGATGGCCGCCATCGCCGGTTATGGCTTGCGCAAGGCGCTGATCGTCACCGACGCGGGCCTGGTCAAGGCCGGCGTGGCCGAGCGCATCGCCGGCATGCTGGCGATGCGCGACATCGACGCGCGGGTGTTTGACGGCGCCAAGCCCAATCCGAGCATTGCCAACGTCGAGGCGGGGCTGGCCATGTTGCGGCGCGAGGGCTGTGATTGCGTGGTGTCGCTGGGCGGTGGTTCGCCCCACGACTGCGCCAAGGGCATCGCCCTGTGCGCCACCAACGGTGGGCATATCAGCGACTACGAGGGCGTCGACCGTTCGAGCAAGCCGCAGTTGCCGCTGATCGCGATCAACACCACCGCCGGCACGGCCAGCGAGATGACCCGCTTCTGCATCATCACCGACGAGGCGCGCCATGTGAAAATGGCTATCGTCGACCGCAACGTCACGCCGATCCTGTCGGTCAACGACCCGGCGCTGATGGCCGGCATGCCCAAGGGCCTGACCGCGGCCACCGGCATGGATGCGTTGACCCACGCCATCGAGGCCTATGTCTCGACCGCCGCCACCCCGATCACCGACGCCTGCGCGCTCAAGGCCATCAGCCTGATCAACGACAACCTGCGCCAGGCGGTTGCCGATGGTTCCGATCTGCAGGCCCGGGAAAACATGGCCTATGCCCAGTTCCTCGCGGGGATGGCGTTCAACAATGCCTCGCTGGGCTATGTGCATGCCATGGCCCACCAGTTGGGTGGTTACTACGACTTGCCCCACGGCGTATGCAACGCGGTACTGCTGCCCCATGTGCAGCGCTTCAATGCCAAGGTCAGTGCCGCGCGCTTGCGTGATGTGGCCAAGGCCATGGGCGTCAAGGTCTGCGGGCTGGACGCCGAGCAGGGCGCCGGGGCGGCGATTTCGGCCATCGAGCACCTGGCGGCGGCGATTGGTATTCCGGCAGGCCTGGCGGAGCTGGGGGCCAAGGTCGAGGACGTGCCGGTGCTGGCGGCCAATGCGCTGAAGGATGCCTGTGGGTTGACCAACCCGCGGGTGGCCAGCCAGGTGGAGATCGAGGCGATCTTCAAGGCGGCGTTCTAG
- a CDS encoding VOC family protein, with amino-acid sequence MTVKPIPEGQRSITPYLGIKQAAKAIEFYKQAFGAIEMFRLEGPDGSVGHAELKIGDSSLMLGSPCDMEGGLKPSEDIEVPGVGLHLYVEDCDKVYAQALRAGATPVREVQDQFYGDRSGTLKDPFNNLWFVSTHKEDLTPEEIRARAAKLFSGN; translated from the coding sequence ATGACAGTCAAACCTATCCCCGAAGGCCAACGCAGCATCACCCCCTATCTCGGCATCAAGCAGGCCGCCAAGGCCATCGAGTTCTACAAGCAGGCCTTCGGCGCCATCGAGATGTTTCGCCTCGAAGGCCCTGACGGCAGTGTCGGTCATGCCGAGCTGAAAATCGGTGATTCCTCGTTGATGCTCGGCTCGCCCTGCGACATGGAGGGCGGCCTCAAGCCCAGCGAGGACATCGAGGTCCCGGGGGTTGGCCTGCACTTGTATGTCGAGGACTGCGACAAAGTCTATGCCCAGGCCCTGCGTGCCGGCGCGACACCCGTGCGCGAGGTGCAGGACCAGTTCTACGGCGACCGCAGCGGCACCCTGAAGGATCCGTTCAACAACCTGTGGTTCGTCTCCACCCACAAGGAAGACCTCACGCCCGAGGAAATCCGCGCCCGCGCCGCCAAGCTGTTCAGCGGCAATTGA